attgcaatttaaatcatctaacTGTTCCAAAATTTCATCAGGTGTTGGCATAGTAGGTGAAGGATCAATTTCTTGTGTCCCATCAAAtgtttttgccatcattctccaCCTATGATCACTTGGCAAGAATCGTCTATGCCCCATATAGGAAAacttttttccatgtttcagCCATCTAGATCATGTGTTACCCATATAACAAGGACATGCTAAACGACCTTTCGTACTCCACCTAGACAAATCACCATACgcaggaaaatcatttatcgtccacattaaaaCCGCCCGCATTGTGAAGATCTCTTTGGAGCAAACATCATAGGTTGGTGCTCCAACCTCCCATAATTCCTTTAATTCTGATATTAGAGGCTCTAAGTATACATTTATATTCATTGAAGGTGATGATGGTCCCGATATAATCAACGATAGCATGAAACTTGATCGTTTCATGCATATCCAAGGAGGTAAATTGTAAGGTACCAACATAACCGGCCAAGTATTATAGGAAAtgctcatgtttccaaaaggaTTCAAGCCATCTGTAGATaaaccaagcctaacattgcggGGCTCAGAGGCAAAATCATCATGTTGTGAATTAAACGTCTTCCAAGCCATGCCATCTGCTGGATGCCTTAGTACCCCATCATTACTGCAGCCTATAGCATGCCATTTCATTTGTGAAGAAGTCTTCGATGACATAAAAAGCCTTTGCAACCTTGTCTTTAACGGAAACCACCGTAATATTTTAGCTGGACTTCTTTTACCTTTTCTAGACCTATCATCTATTGACTCTTTTTGCTTCCATTTTGATGCTCCGCATACCATGCATGTTTCCAGATTCTTattgtccttccaaaataacatacaaCCATTGGGACATACTAAGATCTTCTCGTATCCAAGACCTAACTCATTCATGTACTTCTTCGCCTCGTACGTATTTTTAGGAAATGATGCTCCTGGTGGGAGCAACTCATTCACAAATTCAAGTAGTTCTGTGAATATGCTATTACTCAATCCACCCAAACACTTCATATTCCAGAGACGTACAATAGCACTAAACTTAGTATGTTTTGTGCACCCTTCATATAATGAATCATCAGCATCTTtcaacatattgtaaaatttattaactcttTCGCTAGAACCTTgtcgattttcattttgcactcCAGCCTCTCCAGCATCCACACCTATTTCAAGCCCACCCTCCACTATTTGAGGATCAAACATGGGGAAAACATCATGTAACATGGTTGTCATCCCACCAGAgccttcatttatttgctcattattattttgagcATCAGTAGCATGGTAAGATGCCTCCCCTATTCTCTCCTCATGAGCATGCCAAATGGTGTAACCTTGAGAAATTCCATAgctaatcaaatgatcatatacCATGTTAGGCATGAACATCTTACGTAATCCACATTTTCTACATGGGCAACAAATCGGCGAATCTGTATCACAATTCTCGCATGCAAACTTCAAAAAGTCATTGACACCATCGACATACTCTTGTGTATGTCGAGGTTTTTTCATCCAACTTCTGTCCATAgcttaactatataataaatatgaaaacaaaatagaatcaaaatgcaagatcatcaataattttaaacttcgattataaatagaataaattataatacatgtAGAGATACGGATAAGAAggataaattataatacatgtaaaataaattataatacatgtattataattcaactttcaactttaactacaaaaaagaatgaaatgtATATTAGAGGGATAAAACATGTATTAATgttctaatactatattaatctAGATTAATTCTCCCTCAACATTAATACAAAAGAGAATAAACATTTTTAGATATATTAGAGagatattttctcaatttatacCCCGTAagccacaatttttttttttcaaaaaacaaatatatctaaaaatgtatatttctttaatgatttttaaaaaggatttttttaagtttctttgtacaatatatatataataacacaaaGGTTTCCTAGGTACTGTGTTTTCTTGCAATTGTGATCAATATAGTGATCTTTTGTGGTTTTAAGAGAGAAATAAGATAGAACCATTGAGCACAAAATTTAACAGATTAACTCAGTTTCATATAAAGCCATGACCCATACTCTTTCCATGAGCTTTAGCGAAGAAGTATATTTATGTTTCATGCTTATAATTTCTTGTGCAATCTATTAGTAATAACTGATAAATTATCCAGTAGTTATTACTTGTGCGAAAACCAAACTAGGAATGCCATGCAGtattttaacaaaagaaaatacactGGTTTAGTGACGGATTTCTTGCATGGGCATCTAAACTCTTACCATCAGTACTTTGTTTTCCATTTTCACCAAATTTTTGTTGTGAATTGATTCgtactaattatattttttttacaaatgaaaacaaaactttcaaaagattaaattaaggATCCTAgtatgggagagagagagagagatgaaaatcACGCAGTcccttaaaaaaatacttagaacTGACCATTTAATATGCTCctattaaacaaaacaaaactcaaaGAACCATGAAAACTTGGGTTATAATTGAGTTAGAGAATCTTACGTACGGTAGTGTTTGATGGTGGTGATCTGTTCTTCGACACCCTCTACTGCAGTTGCTGGTGGCGGTGTGGGCCGTGGCTATCGGTTTGCACTATCGTTgaagtgctctgttttgagGGAGCAAAACAGAGCAAGATGCAGTGATCAGCTGGTGTTTAAGCAGATTGCAGTGAGCTTAAGGGAGGAAGGGTGGTGTTATTTAATTGCCGTGTAGGGACATTTCTATGTGGAGGAGGAGATGTGATCAGCCGGCACTGTGATCTTGTAGTGTGTGGAGGCATTGCTATTTGGGAATGTAAAACGTTCACAAAGTGagagttttctttctttcggcAGCCCTAGCTATGTTAATGGCCGGGGAAGGTAAAACGCCAAACATATAACTGGGGTTATATGGGCCCGCAGGGATATTATTTGAAGGATATAAATTCGGCTGAAACTTTAACGCCAAACACATCAATTCGGTTGAAGGATATAAATGCCAAACACATATATGgggttataatattttta
The genomic region above belongs to Carya illinoinensis cultivar Pawnee chromosome 4, C.illinoinensisPawnee_v1, whole genome shotgun sequence and contains:
- the LOC122306428 gene encoding uncharacterized protein LOC122306428 yields the protein MDRSWMKKPRHTQEYVDGVNDFLKFACENCDTDSPICCPCRKCGLRKMFMPNMVYDHLISYGISQGYTIWHAHEERIGEASYHATDAQNNNEQINEGSGGMTTMLHDVFPMFDPQIVEGGLEIGVDAGEAGVQNENRQGSSERVNKFYNMLKDADDSLYEGCTKHTKFSAIVRLWNMKCLGGLSNSIFTELLEFVNELLPPGASFPKNTYEAKKYMNELGLGYEKILVCPNGCMLFWKDNKNLETCMVCGASKWKQKESIDDRSRKGKRSPAKILRWFPLKTRLQRLFMSSKTSSQMKWHAIGCSNDGVLRHPADGMAWKTFNSQHDDFASEPRNVRLGLSTDGLNPFGNMSISYNTWPVMLVPYNLPPWICMKRSSFMLSLIISGPSSPSMNINVYLEPLISELKELWEVGAPTYDVCSKEIFTMRAVLMWTINDFPAYGDLSRWSTKGRLACPCYMGNT